The following are from one region of the Carassius gibelio isolate Cgi1373 ecotype wild population from Czech Republic chromosome A13, carGib1.2-hapl.c, whole genome shotgun sequence genome:
- the LOC128026498 gene encoding zinc finger protein 318-like isoform X9, whose product MYRGSRPHRGGYHPPPSRGFGPRPEPGHRGPPDPYRRPSPRRRYSPPGEYRGARPQRGYGRYTPSPPRGLPIDHSLVITVGNELTHPGTEAPYVRDYGAGESQYKKPCYSPRRSSYDGHSDRGSRRRSVSRGRSRGRSRSPGYGRSKSRPRSRSRSRSYSRGRSPERAKSRARSKSRTRGRSYSRSRSRSGSRGRRQSRARSRARSKSRPRSRSRERSRSRGRSRGRSRARSWSRSASRSGSSSSSGSSRSRQSSVNRRVKSGHLRVKEEDFTELEKARRRKEIQDTLVQPAKSILKKRMDSSETDSPMLVQNSDSPRGNPDGGLSHEAEQLLCALSKTMDPDLFTSMLGKSSDGSFLEELIGKIQTAREGGSDLLLPQEKGRQEKSDLTEFLGMIAEVAQQHHVKKSQPDIEDEEKFLYGDEEEEGDEVKSANSSFPDTSYPRSCDIQRREPYTFGHTGEPVMSHSQRDSRQADSHRSSATPEIHAKEEPGDFPPGIGPQDVKVRKEVEEYEKIQDLLKTIGLDLGMAEISKMAARTQARLHGNTPVKTPTRRQSDRKHRSRSRSSSSSSSRSSSQSSSRSRNKRSRSRSASLDHTSRRSKKKPVSPERRSPCSNIQNKKEAKPGIAESGWPAAPTVGPGPQTYPSRPSLPAHPMPPYPGPPPGGVMPPEYPPGCYDPYGNYVPYMPPGWPMYPPPGMPVPPHSPMDSYSLPNIERPFLKVIKTVQGESKEDDPKAPLKSDPVATKAITSGIQRKEMEDKNTASQKQKVMEELEKLKKEKGVRHKRKENLLKDVETLRKQQGELLRKKRREKDGHKDPVLIELGQLQEDAMAQISKLRAEQREADKKYEELVKVALILGIDYKDSKIPGDHGQQPLQSKKESTRSPEKSGAKTSTAYNKVTPSKSRVSPEKLKSPPPSSSHSLDTAAEQFEYYDAGNHWCKNCNVTSGSMFDYFMHLHSKTHRKTLDPYDRPWAKSEGEKKHPAGKRTSKPAKGSEFLIPVRGFFCQLCEEFFGDPICAEAHVTCHAHNERYKAKMYENPLYEQRRNLDRQAGLGSQKSSEHKRKREDNEQEDIKKSKHNKGKMSSNEVETKPQYSKEEEYKNIKENENKLKEKYKKDDFDKQKYKEDDERVKIKEEDERARYKKDDDERNRFRKEEEYTHRYRKEEGERTRYEEDRFRNRDDEHYRYRDEDDRYRFRKDDDRGRYGREEEKSKYGREEDKKYKYTREVEEKSSKYKDEDWGKWPKSKWDEDQESNGKYEKKEDKAQHQKGKAGYSKDDKESIGKSNAKDGKSEPDKPSEPPKVLCGPSPALLAKLRKKNEEAAGRFGFGRFGLKKPQKTALEKEAERMAAQFLKEEEESMPTEMAENTDAELDPFSKSIAAAKSIAIKLSGKTVLPPSGEWLAYNENKANPNLPPPQAPMVIRKSYTGVQNKPTPSADKSPAPVTGTQGVPALSADLISKAFGGEEVQLKQTKDTSAKPVDINIPVPLQSPTVAPKMVNPSQMNPVTPRQCVITLESDVAAPGVPEEEQKLTVILRPPPQLSSNARDPSPKTVKPKTTLAAGKAKDLYDIFYSDSAAVKASVSASIGDKKTYGFAPQDSGLTGKESNNKNKSVSDVCQSKEPLKNEESEVALKEETLKSEDLKVAQKEKTPKNEESNVAQREETLKYKDSEVAQSEVSPKNEESDVSQSEEPPKSEESTVAQREEFPENKDSEVALTEETPKNEESNVAQREEPLKNEESDVSQGEESPNNEESDVAQREETLKYKNSEVAQSEESPKNEESDVSQSEESLKYEESDVAQSEESPKYEDSDVAQREEPLKYEESDVAQSEESPKNEESDVAQREEPLKYEDSDVAQSEESPKNEESDVAQSEEPPKNEESNVTQTEEPLMYEDSEVAQKEESPKNEDSDVAQREEPLKYEDSDVAQREEPLKYEDSDVAQREEPLKYEESYFAQREEPLMYLDSEVAQREESPKNEDSDVAQREELLKYEESYFARNEDSKVAQSEVSPKNEESDVAQREEPLMYEDSEVAQKEESQKNVESTVAQSEESPKNEDSEFEQAFEDNILKPDLQNEDDAKEEDFDDQQVLKSFEISVGDITVMEVDSQDTMQTNNEEENPLEPEEPMSFSPLPGSFTEQLNLDTFEFNFEPL is encoded by the exons ATGTATCGCGGGTCTAGGCCGCACAGAGGCGGCTATCATCCTCCGCCGTCGCGTGGTTTCGGGCCCCGTCCTGAACCGGGCCACCGAGGACCCCCGGACCCGTACCGCCGTCCGTCACCGCGGAGGAGGTATTCACCACCCGGTGAATACAGAGGAGCACGCCCTCAGCGAGGCTACGGG AGATACACCCCATCGCCTCCTCGTGGACTCCCCATTGATCACAGTCTGGTCATAACTGTGGGCAATGAGCTGACCCATCCAGGGACTGAAGCTCCCTATGTCCG AGATTATGGTGCTGGAGAATCACAGTATAAAAAGCCCTGTTACTCTCCACGGAGGTCAAGCTATGATGGACACAGCGATAGAGGTTCGAGGAGGCGCAGTGTTAGTCGCGGCAGGAGCAGGGGGCGGAGCCGTAGTCCTGGCTACGGGCGTAGCAAAAGTCGCCCGCGCAGCCGCAGCAGGAGTCGGAGCTACAGTCGCGGCAGGAGTCCTGAACGAGCGAAGAGCCGAGCGCGCAGCAAGAGCAGAACCCGAGGGAGGAGCTACAGTCGAAGTCGAAGCAGAAGCGGAAGCCGTGGCCGCAGACAGAGTAGAGCCAGGAGCAGGGCACGGAGCAAGAGCCGGCCACGGAGCCGCAGTCGTGAAAGGAGCCGTAGCAGGGGGAGAAGCCGAGGACGGAGTCGCGCTAGGAGCTGGAGCCGCAGCGCCAGTCGTAGTGGTAGCAGTAGCAGCAGCGGCTCCAGTAGGAGTCGCCAAAGCAGCGTCAACCGGAGAGTCAAATCAGGTCATTTAAGGGTTAAGGAGGAGGACTTTACCGAGCTGGAGAAGGCCAGGCGACGTAAAGAAATTCAGGATACGCTTGTACAGCCTGCAAAGTCAATTTTGAAGAAAAGAATGGATTCCTCTGAGACCGATTCTCCCATGCTAGTGCAG AATAGTGATTCCCCTCGAGGAAATCCAGATGGTGGTCTCTCACATGAGGCAGAACAGCTTCTCTGTGCGCTTTCCAAAACCATGGATCCAGACTTGTTCACATCCATGCTGGGAAAAAGCTCTGATGGTAGTTTTCTCGAAGAGCTGATTGGTAAGATCCAAACAGCCAGAGAGGGTGGAAGTGACTTGCTGCTCCCTCAAGAGAAGGGAAGGCAGGAGAAATCAGACCTCACAGAGTTCCTTGGAATGATAGCAGAGGTCGCCCAACAACACCATGTGAAAAAGAGTCAGCCAGATATTGAAGATGAGGAGAAGTTCCTCTATggggatgaagaggaggagggcgATGAGGTGAAATCAGCAAATTCCAGCTTTCCAGACACAAGTTACCCAAGGTCTTGTGATATTCAGAGAAGAGAACCTTACACATTCGGCCATACTGGAGAACCTGTGATGAGCCATTCGCAGAGAGACAGTAGGCAGGCAGACAGTCATCGTTCCTCGGCCACACCTGAGATACATGCCAAGGAAGAACCTGGTGACTTCCCACCTGGAATAGGGCCACAGGATGTAAAGGTGAGGAAGGAGGTAGAGGAATATGAGAAGATACAAGACTTGCTTAAAACAATTGGCTTGGACCTGGGCATGGCTGAGATAAGCAAGATGGCCGCTAGAACACAAGCGCGTCTGCACGGTAACACCCCTGTGAAGACACCGACTCGTAGGCAGTCGGATAGAAAGCACCGGAGCCGTAGTAGGAGCTCCAGCAGCAGTAGCAGCAGGAGCTCCAGTCAGAGTAGCAGCCGAAGTAGAAACAAAAGAAGTCGAAGCCGAAGTGCCAGTTTGGATCACACTTCACGTCGCAGCAAGAAGAAGCCTGTTTCCCCAGAACGAAGATCTCCATGCTCAAATATTCAGAACAAGAAAGAGGCTAAACCTGGGATTGCAGAAAGCGGCTGGCCTGCCGCACCCACTGTGGGTCCTGGGCCACAGACGTATCCCTCCAGACCCAGCCTCCCAGCACATCCCATGCCCCCATACCCAGGGCCACCCCCAGGTGGGGTAATGCCACCTGAGTACCCACCAGGATGTTATGATCCATATGGCAATTATGTTCCATATATGCCTCCGGGATGGCCGATGTATCCACCTCCAGGTATGCCAGTACCTCCTCACAGTCCAATGGATTCCTACAGCCTCCCTAACATTGAGCGGCCCTTTCTTAAAGTGATCAAAACTGTGCAGGGTGAAAGTAAAGAGGATGATCCAAAAG CACCCCTTAAATCGGATCCTGTGGCCACTAAAGCGATCACCAGTGGCATTCAGAGGAAAGAAATGGAAGATAAGAATACTGCTAGCCAAAAACAGAAG GTCATGGAAGAGCTTGAAAAGCTAAAAAAGGAGAAAGGAGTGCGACACAAGAGGAAAGAAAATCTCTTAAAGGATGTGGAAACATTGAGAAAGCAGCAAG GGGAGCTTCTACGAAAGAAGCGAAGAGAGAAGGATGGACACAAAGACCCTGTCCTCATCGAGCTTGGTCAGCTCCAAGAGGATGCAATGGCCCAAATCTCCAAATTGCGTGCTGAACAGAGAGAGGCAGATAAAAAATATGAAGAGCTGGTCAAAGTGGCTCTTATTCTCGGTATAGACTACAAAGACTCGAAGATCCCTGGGGACCATGGGCAGCAGCCCCTTCAGAGTAAGAAGGAGTCAACCAGAAGCCCAGAGAAATCAGGGGCCAAAACCAGCACTGCATACAATAAG GTAACACCCTCAAAATCAAGAGTGTCTCCTGAAAAACTCAAGTCACCACCTCCATCGAGCAGCCACTCCCTGGACACTGCTGCCGAGCAGTTCGAGTACTATGATGCAGGAAACCACTGGTGTAAAAACTGCAATGTTACCAGTGGTTCAATGTTTGATTATTTCATGCATTTGCACAGCAAAACCCATAGGAAG ACCCTAGATCCTTATGACAGACCTTGGGCAAAGTCAGAGGGTGAAAAGAAACACCCAGCTGGAAAGAGGACTTCAAAGCCAGCCAAAG GCTCTGAGTTCTTGATCCCTGTAAGGGGATTCTTCTGCCAGTTATGTGAGGAGTTTTTTGGTGATCCCATTTGCGCTGAGGCCCATGTTACCTGCCATGCTCACAATGAGAGATACAAG gcaaaaatgtatgaaaatccGCTCTATGAACAAAGGAGGAACCTTGACCGTCAGGCTGGCTTAGGGAGCCAAAAGAGTTCAGAGCACAAACGAAAACGTGAAGACAATGAACAGGAAGATATAAAGAAATCCAAACACAACAAAGGAAAAATGTCAAGTAATGAAGTGGAGACAAAACCACAGTACAGCAAGGAAGAGGAGTATAAGAATATCAAAGAGAATGAGAATAAACTCAAGGAGAAATACAAGAAAGATGATTttgataaacaaaaatacaaggaGGATGATGAGAGAGTCAAAATAAAGGAAGAGGATGAGAGAGCTAGATACAAAAAAGATGATGATGAGCGAAACCGCTTCAGAAAAGAAGAGGAATACACGCATAGATACAGGAAGGAGGAAGGGGAAAGAACAAGGTATGAAGAGGACAGATTTAGAAACAGAGATGATGAACACTATCGATATAGAGATGAGGATGACCGATATAGATTTAGAAAGGATGATGATAGGGGCCGATATGGTAGAGAAGAGGAAAAGTCCAAGTATGGCAGAGAAGAGGATAAGAAATACAAGTACACTCGGGAGGTTGAAGAGAAGTCGTCAAAGTACAAAGATGAGGACTGGGGGAAATGGCCGAAATCAAAGTGGGATGAGGACCAAGAGAGTAatgggaaatatgaaaaaaaggaaGATAAAGCTCAGCACCAGAAGGGCAAGGCTGGTTATTCCAAAGATGACAAGGAGAGCATAGGGAAGTCCAATGCTAAAGATGGTAAATCAGAACCAGATAAACCTAGCGAGCCTCCTAAAGTCTTATGTGGCCCAAGTCCTGCCTTGCTTGCTAAACTTCGCAAAAAGAACGAGGAAGCAGCTGGTCGGTTTGGCTTTGGAAGGTTCGGTCTGAAAAAGCCACAGAAGACTGCACTGGAGAAGGAGGCAGAGAGGATGGCAGCGCAATTCttaaaggaagaggaagagagtaTGCCTACAGAAATGGCAGAAAACACGGATGCTGAGCTAGATCCTTTTTCGAAGTCTATAGCTGCTGCAAAATCCATTGCTATAAAATTGTCAGGAAAGACTGTGCTTCCCCCTTCAGGTGAATGGCTAGCATACAACGAAAATAAAGCTAATCCTAATTTACCTCCTCCCCAAGCTCCCATGGTTATTAGGAAGTCTTACACAGGTGTGCAAAATAAACCAACACCATCTGCTGACAAATCTCCTGCACCTGTAACAGGAACTCAGGGGGTCCCAGCATTGTCAGCAGACCTCATCTCTAAGGCATTTGGTGGAGAAGAGgtacaattaaaacaaacaaaggacACCTCTGCAAAGCCTGTAGATATCAACATACCTGTACCACTTCAGTCTCCCACTGTGGCACCAAAAATGGTAAATCCCAGCCAGATGAATCCTGTTACCCCCCGTCAGTGTGTTATTACTTTAGAATCTGATGTGGCTGCTCCTGGAGTGCCTGAGGAGGAGCAGAAGCTCACCGTAATCCTTCGACCTCCTCCTCAGCTTTCTTCTAATGCCAGAGACCCATCTCCCAAAACTGTAAAGCCAAAGACAACCCTTGCAGCAGGAAAAGCAAAAGATTTGTATGACATTTTTTACAGTGACAGTGCCGCAGTTAAAGCATCTGTCAGTGCCAGTATTGGTGACAAAAAAACCTATGGATTTGCTCCTCAAGACAGTGGTTTAACCGGCAAAGAGtccaacaataaaaacaaaagtgttagTGATGTTTGCCAGAGCAAAGAACCTCTCAAGAACGAGGAGTCAGAAGTTGCCCTAAAAGAGGAAACTCTCAAGAGTGAGGACTTGAAAGTTGCCCAAAAAGAAAAAACCCCGAAGAATGAGGAATCAAATGTTGCCCAGAGAGAAGAAACTCTCAAGTACAAGGACTCAGAAGTTGCCCAGAGTGAAGTATCTCCCAAGAACGAGGAATCTGATGTTTCCCAGAGTGAAGAACCTCCCAAGAGTGAGGAATCTACTGTTGCCCAGAGAGAAGAATTTCCCGAAAACAAAGACTCAGAAGTTGCCCTGACAGAAGAAACCCCCAAGAACGAGGAATCAAATGTTGCCCAGAGAGAAGAACCTCTCAAGAACGAGGAATCAGATGTTTCCCAGGGTGAAGAATCTCCCAACAACGAGGAATCAGATGTTGCCCAGAGAGAAGAAACTCTCAAGTACAAGAACTCAGAAGTTGCCCAGAGTGAAGAATCTCCCAAGAACGAGGAATCTGATGTTTCCCAGAGTGAAGAAT CTCTCAAGTACGAGGAATCAGATGTTGCCCAGAGTGAAGAATCTCCCAAGTACGAGGACTCTGATGTTGCCCAGAGAGAAGAACCTCTCAAGTACGAGGAATCAGATGTTGCCCAGAGTGAAGAATCTCCCAAAAACGAGGAATCAGATGTTGCCCAGAGAGAAGAACCTCTCAAGTACGAGGACTCAGATGTTGCCCAGAGTGAAGAATCTCCCAAGAATGAGGAATCAGATGTTGCCCAGAGTGAAGAACCCCCAAAGAACGAGGAAtcaaatgtcactcagacagaaGAACCTCTCATGTACGAGGACTCAGAGGTTGCCCAAAAAGAAGAATCTCCCAAGAACGAGGATTCAGATGTTGCCCAGAGAGAAGAACCTCTCAAGTACGAGGATTCAGATGTTGCCCAGAGAGAAGAACCTCTCAAGTACGAGGATTCAGATGTTGCCCAGAGAGAAGAACCTCTCAAGTATGAGGAATCATATTTTGCCCAGAGAGAAGAACCTCTCATGTACTTGGACTCAGAGGTTGCCCAGAGAGAAGAATCTCCCAAGAACGAGGATTCAGATGTTGCCCAGAGAGAAGAACTTCTCAAGTATGAGGAATCATATTTTGCGAGGAACGAGGACTCAAAAGTTGCCCAGAGTGAAGTATCTCCCAAGAACGAGGAATCTGATGTTGCCCAGAGAGAAGAACCTCTCATGTACGAGGACTCAGAAGTTGCCCAAAAAGAAGAATCTCAGAAGAACGTGGAATCAACTGTTGCCCAGAGTGAAGAATCTCCCAAGAACGAGGACTCCGAATTTGAACAAGCCTTTGAGGATAACATCTTAAAACCTGACCTTCAAAATGAAGATGATGCGAAAGAGGAAGATTTTGATGATCAACAAGTTCTTAAATCTTTTGAAATATCTGTGGGGGATATAACTGTGATGGAAGTAGATAGTCAGGATACAATGCAGACAAATAATGAAGAGGAAAACCCTCTGGAACCTGAGGAACCCATGTCATTCTCCCCTCTTCCTGGTTCTTTCACTGAGCAACTGAACTTGGACACATTTGAATTCAATTTTGAACCTTTGTAA